In one window of Escherichia coli DSM 30083 = JCM 1649 = ATCC 11775 DNA:
- the guaA gene encoding glutamine-hydrolyzing GMP synthase, with protein MTENIHKHRILILDFGSQYTQLVARRVRELGVYCELWAWDVTEAQIRDFNPSGIILSGGPESTTEENSPRAPQYVFEAGVPVFGVCYGMQTMAMQLGGHVEASNEREFGYAQVEVVNDSALVRGIEDALTADGKPLLDVWMSHGDKVTAIPSDFVTVASTESCPFAIMANEEKRFYGVQFHPEVTHTRQGMRMLERFVRDICQCEALWTPAKIIDDAVARIREQVGDDKVILGLSGGVDSSVTAMLLHRAIGKNLTCVFVDNGLLRLNEAEQVLDMFGDHFGLNIVHVPAEDRFLSALAGENDPEAKRKIIGRVFVEVFDEEALKLEDVKWLAQGTIYPDVIESAASATGKAHVIKSHHNVGGLPKEMKMGLVEPLKELFKDEVRKIGLELGLPYDMLYRHPFPGPGLGVRVLGEVKKEYCDLLRRADAIFIEELRKADLYDKVSQAFTVFLPVRSVGVMGDGRKYDWVVSLRAVETIDFMTAHWAHLPYDFLGRVSNRIINEVNGISRVVYDISGKPPATIEWE; from the coding sequence ATGACGGAAAACATTCATAAGCATCGCATCCTCATTCTGGACTTCGGTTCTCAGTACACTCAACTGGTTGCGCGCCGCGTGCGTGAGCTGGGTGTTTACTGCGAACTGTGGGCGTGGGATGTGACAGAAGCACAAATTCGTGACTTCAATCCAAGCGGCATTATTCTTTCCGGCGGCCCGGAAAGCACCACCGAAGAAAACAGCCCGCGTGCGCCGCAGTATGTCTTTGAAGCAGGCGTACCGGTATTCGGCGTTTGCTATGGCATGCAGACCATGGCAATGCAGTTGGGCGGTCACGTTGAAGCCTCTAACGAACGTGAATTTGGCTACGCGCAGGTTGAAGTCGTAAACGACAGCGCACTGGTTCGCGGTATCGAAGATGCGCTGACCGCAGATGGTAAACCGCTGCTGGACGTCTGGATGAGCCACGGCGATAAAGTTACCGCTATCCCGTCCGACTTCGTCACCGTAGCCAGCACCGAAAGCTGCCCGTTTGCCATCATGGCCAACGAAGAAAAACGCTTCTATGGCGTACAGTTCCACCCGGAAGTGACTCACACCCGCCAGGGTATGCGCATGCTGGAGCGTTTTGTGCGTGATATCTGCCAGTGTGAAGCCCTGTGGACGCCAGCGAAAATTATCGACGACGCTGTAGCCCGCATCCGCGAGCAAGTGGGCGACGATAAAGTCATCCTCGGCCTCTCTGGTGGCGTGGATTCCTCCGTTACCGCAATGCTGTTGCACCGCGCTATCGGTAAAAACCTGACTTGCGTATTCGTCGACAACGGCCTGCTGCGTCTCAACGAAGCAGAGCAGGTTCTGGATATGTTTGGCGATCACTTTGGTCTGAACATTGTTCACGTACCGGCAGAAGATCGCTTCTTGTCAGCGCTGGCTGGCGAAAACGATCCGGAAGCAAAACGTAAAATTATCGGTCGCGTTTTCGTTGAAGTATTCGATGAAGAAGCGCTGAAACTGGAAGACGTGAAGTGGCTGGCGCAGGGCACCATCTACCCTGACGTTATCGAATCTGCTGCTTCTGCAACCGGTAAAGCACACGTCATCAAATCTCACCACAACGTGGGTGGCCTGCCGAAAGAGATGAAGATGGGCCTGGTTGAACCGCTGAAAGAGCTGTTCAAAGACGAAGTGCGTAAGATTGGTCTGGAGCTGGGCCTACCGTATGACATGTTGTACCGTCACCCGTTCCCGGGACCAGGCCTTGGCGTTCGTGTTCTGGGAGAAGTGAAGAAAGAGTATTGTGACCTGCTGCGCCGTGCTGACGCCATCTTCATTGAAGAACTGCGTAAAGCGGACCTGTACGACAAAGTCAGCCAGGCGTTCACCGTCTTCTTGCCAGTACGTTCCGTTGGCGTAATGGGCGATGGTCGTAAGTATGACTGGGTTGTCTCTCTGCGTGCTGTCGAAACCATCGACTTTATGACCGCACACTGGGCACATCTGCCGTACGACTTCCTCGGCCGCGTTTCCAACCGCATTATCAATGAAGTGAATGGTATTTCCCGCGTGGTGTATGACATCAGCGGCAAGCCACCAGCAACTATTGAGTGGGAATGA
- the yfgI gene encoding DUF5384 family protein — MKKVFLCAILASLSYPAIASSLQDQLSAVAEAEQQGKNEEQRQHDEWVAERNREIQQEKQRRANAQAAANKRAATAAANKKARQDKLDAEATADKKRDQSYEDELRSLEIQKQKLALAKEEARVKRENEFIDQELKHKAAQTDVVQSEADANRNMTEGGRDLMKSVGKAEENKSDSWFN, encoded by the coding sequence ATGAAGAAAGTTTTTCTTTGCGCCATCTTAGCCTCCTTAAGCTATCCGGCTATCGCCTCATCATTGCAGGATCAACTCTCGGCTGTCGCAGAAGCGGAACAGCAAGGTAAAAATGAAGAGCAAAGGCAGCATGACGAATGGGTCGCGGAGCGCAACAGGGAAATCCAGCAAGAGAAGCAACGTCGCGCAAACGCCCAGGCCGCGGCTAATAAAAGAGCGGCAACGGCAGCAGCGAATAAGAAAGCTCGTCAGGATAAACTGGACGCCGAAGCCACTGCGGACAAAAAACGCGATCAAAGTTATGAAGATGAGCTACGTAGCTTAGAGATTCAGAAACAAAAACTGGCGCTGGCGAAAGAAGAAGCCCGCGTCAAGCGCGAAAACGAATTTATCGATCAGGAACTGAAGCACAAAGCTGCGCAAACCGATGTGGTGCAATCTGAAGCTGACGCAAACAGAAATATGACTGAAGGCGGTCGCGATCTGATGAAAAGCGTGGGTAAAGCAGAAGAGAATAAATCAGATAGCTGGTTTAACTAA
- the yfgH gene encoding glycine zipper 2TM domain-containing protein produces the protein MMKFKKCLLPVAMLASFTLAGCQSNADDHAADVYQTDQLNTKQETKTVNIISILPAKVAVDNAQNKRNAQAFGALIGAVAGGVIGHNVGSGSNSGTTAGAVGGGAVGAAAGSMVNDKTLVEGVSLTYKEGTKVYTSTQVGKECQFTTGLAVVITTTYNETRIQPNTKCPEKS, from the coding sequence GTGATGAAATTTAAAAAATGTCTTCTGCCTGTGGCAATGTTAGCGTCATTCACTCTGGCAGGATGCCAGTCAAATGCTGATGATCATGCCGCCGATGTTTATCAAACCGATCAACTGAATACCAAACAAGAAACTAAAACCGTTAATATTATTTCCATTCTTCCCGCAAAAGTTGCCGTAGACAACGCCCAAAATAAACGGAACGCACAAGCCTTCGGCGCGCTTATTGGCGCTGTCGCTGGCGGTGTTATCGGCCACAACGTCGGGTCTGGCAGCAATTCCGGAACGACGGCAGGTGCAGTTGGCGGCGGAGCTGTAGGCGCGGCAGCGGGTTCTATGGTGAATGATAAAACCTTAGTGGAAGGTGTTTCTTTAACATATAAGGAAGGCACCAAAGTGTATACCTCCACCCAGGTGGGTAAAGAGTGCCAGTTTACGACAGGTTTAGCCGTTGTTATTACCACGACGTATAACGAAACGCGTATTCAGCCAAATACCAAATGTCCTGAAAAGAGCTAA
- the yfgG gene encoding YfgG family protein → MSQATSMRKRHRFNSRMTRIVLLISFIFFFGRFIYSSVGAWQHHQSKKEAQQSTLSVESPVQR, encoded by the coding sequence GTGAGTCAGGCAACCAGTATGCGAAAACGACACCGATTTAACAGTCGCATGACCCGTATCGTACTGCTCATCAGCTTTATCTTCTTCTTTGGCCGTTTTATCTACTCGTCCGTCGGTGCCTGGCAGCACCATCAGAGCAAAAAAGAAGCTCAGCAATCCACACTCTCCGTCGAATCACCGGTACAACGTTAG
- the pdeF gene encoding cyclic-guanylate-specific phosphodiesterase PdeF, giving the protein MKLNATYIKIRDKWWGLPLFLPSLILPIFAHINTFAHISSGEVFLFYLPLALMISMMMFFSWAALPGIALGIFVRKYAELGFYETLSLTANFIIIIILCWGGYRVFTPRRNNVSHGDSRLISQRLFWQIVFPATLFLILFQFAAFVGLLASRENLVGVMPFNLGTLINYQALLVGNLIGVPLCYFIIRVVRNPFYLRSYYSQLKQQVDAKVTKKEFAIWLLALGALLLLLCMPLNEKSTIFSTNYTLSLLLPLMMWGAMRYGYKLISLLWAVVLMISIHSYQNYIPIYPGYTTQLTITSSSYLVFSFIVNYMAVLATRQRAVVRRIQRLAYVDPVVHLPNVRALNRALRDAPWSALCYLRIPGMEMLVKNYGIMLRIQYKQKLSHWLSPLLEPGEDVYQLSGNDLALRLNTESHQERITALDSHLKQFRFFWDGMPMQPQIGVSYCYVRSPVNHIYLLLGELNTVAELSIVTNAPENMQRRGAMYLQRELKDKVAMMNRLQRALEHNHFFLMAQPITGMRGDVYHEILLRMKGENDELISPDSFLPVAHEFGLSSSIDMWVIEHTLQFMAENRAKMPAHRFAINLSPTSVCQARFPVEVSQLLAKYQIEAWQLIFEVTESNALTNVKQAQITLQYLQELGCQIAIDDFGTGYASYARLKNVNADLLKIDGSFIRNIVSNSLDYQIVASICHLARMKKMRVVAEYVENEEIREAVLSLGIDYMQGYLIGKPQPLIDTLNEIEPIRESA; this is encoded by the coding sequence ATGAAACTGAATGCAACTTATATAAAAATACGTGATAAATGGTGGGGGCTTCCGCTGTTCCTGCCTTCTTTAATCTTGCCCATTTTCGCCCACATTAATACTTTCGCGCATATTTCTTCCGGTGAAGTTTTTCTCTTTTATCTGCCACTGGCATTGATGATCAGCATGATGATGTTTTTCAGCTGGGCGGCATTGCCAGGGATCGCCTTAGGGATTTTTGTCCGCAAATATGCAGAGCTGGGTTTTTACGAAACGCTCTCATTAACGGCTAATTTTATTATCATTATCATTCTCTGTTGGGGCGGTTACAGGGTTTTTACCCCCCGGCGTAACAACGTTTCACATGGTGATAGCCGTTTAATTTCCCAGCGACTATTCTGGCAGATTGTGTTTCCTGCAACGCTGTTTCTGATACTTTTCCAGTTTGCTGCGTTTGTAGGGTTACTGGCGAGCAGAGAAAATCTGGTCGGCGTCATGCCCTTTAACCTCGGGACCTTAATCAATTATCAGGCCTTGCTGGTGGGTAATCTGATTGGTGTCCCGCTGTGCTACTTCATCATTCGGGTGGTGCGAAATCCGTTTTATTTACGTAGCTATTATTCGCAATTAAAACAGCAGGTTGATGCCAAAGTTACCAAAAAAGAGTTCGCAATCTGGCTACTGGCATTAGGTGCTTTACTATTGCTGTTATGCATGCCGTTAAATGAAAAAAGCACGATTTTTAGCACCAATTACACCTTGTCATTATTGCTGCCCCTGATGATGTGGGGAGCGATGCGCTATGGTTATAAGCTGATTTCATTGCTCTGGGCGGTCGTGTTGATGATCAGCATCCACAGCTATCAAAATTACATTCCCATTTATCCTGGCTATACCACGCAGCTGACCATAACCTCCTCCAGTTATCTGGTATTCTCTTTTATTGTCAATTATATGGCTGTACTGGCAACCCGTCAGCGAGCGGTAGTCAGACGCATTCAGCGGCTTGCGTATGTGGACCCGGTGGTTCATCTGCCAAATGTTCGCGCCCTGAATCGCGCGTTACGTGATGCCCCCTGGTCTGCGCTTTGTTATTTACGCATCCCTGGCATGGAAATGCTGGTTAAGAATTATGGCATCATGCTGCGGATTCAATACAAGCAAAAACTTTCTCACTGGCTGTCACCATTGCTGGAACCGGGTGAAGATGTTTATCAGCTTTCGGGTAACGATCTCGCGCTGCGGCTGAATACAGAATCGCACCAGGAGCGCATTACCGCACTGGATAGCCATCTCAAGCAATTTCGTTTCTTTTGGGATGGAATGCCGATGCAACCGCAGATTGGCGTCAGTTACTGCTATGTGCGCTCGCCAGTGAATCATATCTACCTGCTGCTGGGAGAGCTAAATACAGTGGCCGAACTTTCCATCGTGACCAACGCCCCGGAAAATATGCAGCGTCGCGGAGCAATGTATTTGCAACGCGAATTGAAAGATAAAGTCGCGATGATGAATCGGCTACAGCGGGCGCTGGAACACAACCATTTTTTCCTGATGGCCCAGCCGATTACCGGTATGCGTGGTGATGTTTACCATGAAATTCTTCTGCGCATGAAGGGTGAGAATGATGAGCTGATCAGCCCCGATAGCTTCTTACCGGTCGCGCACGAATTTGGTTTATCGTCGAGTATCGACATGTGGGTCATTGAGCATACGCTGCAATTTATGGCTGAAAACAGAGCGAAGATGCCCGCTCACCGTTTTGCTATTAATCTGTCTCCAACCTCGGTATGTCAGGCTCGTTTTCCTGTTGAAGTCAGTCAGCTGCTGGCTAAATATCAGATTGAAGCGTGGCAACTTATTTTTGAAGTCACCGAAAGTAATGCTCTGACCAATGTTAAGCAGGCGCAAATCACCTTGCAGTATCTTCAGGAATTAGGCTGCCAGATTGCGATTGATGATTTCGGCACCGGCTACGCCAGCTATGCGCGGCTTAAAAATGTGAATGCCGATCTGCTTAAAATTGACGGCAGTTTTATCCGCAATATTGTATCAAATAGTCTGGATTATCAGATAGTGGCGTCGATTTGCCACCTGGCGCGAATGAAGAAAATGCGGGTAGTGGCAGAGTACGTTGAAAACGAAGAGATCCGCGAGGCGGTGCTCTCTTTGGGGATCGATTATATGCAGGGTTATCTTATTGGTAAGCCGCAACCGTTAATTGATACGCTGAATGAAATCGAACCCATTCGCGAAAGTGCCTGA
- the ppx gene encoding exopolyphosphatase, whose translation MPIHDKSPRPQEFAAVDLGSNSFHMVIARVVDGAMQIIGRLKQRVHLADGLGPDNMLSEEAMTRGLNCLSLFAERLQGFSPASVCIVGTHTLRQALNATDFLKRAEKVIPYPIEIISGNEEARLIFMGVEHTQPEKGRKLVIDIGGGSTELVIGENFEPILVESRRMGCVSFAQLYFPGGVINKENFQRARMAAAQKLETLTWQFRIQGWNVAMGASGTIKAAHEVLMEMGEKDGIITPERLEKLVKEVLRHRNFASLSLPGLSEERKTVFVPGLAILCGVFDALAIRELRLSDGALREGVLYEMEGRFRHQDVRSRTASSLANQYHIDSEQARRVLDTTMQMYEQWREQQPKLAHPQLEALLRWAAMLHEVGLNINHSGLHRHSAYILQNSDLPGFNQEQQLMMATLVRYHRKAIKLDDLPRFTLFKKKQFLPLIQLLRLGVLLNNQRQATTTPPTLTLITDDSHWTLRFPHDWFSQNALVLLDLEKEQEYWEGVAGWRLKIEEESTPEIAA comes from the coding sequence ATGCCAATACACGATAAATCCCCTCGTCCGCAGGAGTTTGCTGCGGTCGATCTTGGTTCAAACAGTTTTCACATGGTCATAGCCCGTGTGGTAGATGGTGCCATGCAGATTATTGGCCGCCTGAAACAGCGGGTGCATCTGGCGGACGGCCTGGGGCCAGATAATATGTTGAGTGAAGAGGCAATGACGCGCGGTTTGAACTGTCTGTCGCTATTTGCCGAAAGGCTACAGGGGTTTTCTCCTGCTAGCGTCTGTATAGTTGGTACCCATACGCTGCGTCAGGCGCTGAACGCCACTGACTTTCTGAAACGCGCGGAAAAAGTCATTCCCTACCCGATCGAAATTATTTCCGGTAATGAAGAAGCCCGTCTGATTTTTATGGGCGTGGAACATACCCAACCGGAAAAAGGTCGCAAACTGGTTATTGATATTGGCGGCGGTTCTACAGAACTGGTGATTGGTGAAAATTTCGAACCGATTCTCGTTGAAAGCCGCCGGATGGGTTGTGTCAGCTTTGCCCAGCTTTATTTCCCTGGCGGGGTCATCAATAAAGAGAATTTTCAGCGCGCTCGCATGGCGGCAGCACAAAAACTGGAAACGTTAACCTGGCAATTTCGAATTCAGGGCTGGAACGTGGCAATGGGCGCTTCCGGTACCATAAAAGCCGCCCATGAAGTGTTAATGGAAATGGGCGAGAAAGACGGGATAATTACCCCGGAACGTCTGGAAAAACTGGTAAAAGAAGTTTTACGGCACCGTAATTTCGCATCGCTGAGTTTACCAGGTCTTTCCGAAGAGCGGAAAACAGTCTTCGTTCCTGGACTGGCGATTTTATGCGGTGTGTTTGATGCTTTAGCCATCCGTGAACTGCGCCTTTCTGACGGGGCGTTACGCGAAGGCGTACTGTATGAAATGGAAGGACGTTTCCGTCATCAGGATGTGCGTAGTCGCACTGCCAGCAGCCTCGCCAACCAGTATCACATCGACAGCGAACAGGCCCGACGGGTGCTGGATACCACTATGCAAATGTACGAACAGTGGCGGGAACAGCAACCGAAGCTGGCGCATCCACAACTGGAGGCGCTACTGCGATGGGCCGCCATGCTGCATGAGGTCGGGTTGAATATCAACCACAGCGGTTTGCATCGCCACTCCGCTTATATTCTGCAAAACAGCGACTTGCCGGGTTTTAATCAGGAACAGCAGCTGATGATGGCGACACTGGTGCGCTATCACCGTAAAGCGATTAAACTCGACGATCTGCCGCGCTTTACCTTGTTTAAGAAGAAACAGTTCCTGCCACTGATTCAGCTATTGCGCCTTGGCGTATTACTCAATAATCAACGTCAGGCAACTACCACACCGCCAACATTGACGCTGATTACTGATGACAGTCACTGGACACTGCGTTTCCCGCATGACTGGTTTAGTCAGAATGCGCTGGTACTGCTTGATCTGGAAAAGGAGCAAGAATACTGGGAAGGCGTGGCTGGCTGGCGGTTGAAAATTGAAGAAGAAAGTACACCAGAAATCGCCGCTTAA